From Oncorhynchus keta strain PuntledgeMale-10-30-2019 chromosome 25, Oket_V2, whole genome shotgun sequence, one genomic window encodes:
- the si:dkey-190g11.3 gene encoding adenine nucleotide translocase lysine N-methyltransferase: MEDSTEFILQDQGSRMVHSSKDNPILTVATGALLAGLYGMWTMFALPGFRKVPRRLKVPYLPSSKAQIVNVMQLLEGRRGQLVDLGSGDGRLVFAAYSVGLQCTGFEINSMLLAYARVKARWTGVPPSQANFVNKDFWKTDLSNYNNVTVFLAPGLMEVLCEKLLRELPDDACVVACRFPFPQWPHRASQGDGLDQAWAYDISTVRSALGQA, translated from the exons ATGGAGGACTCCACAGAATTCATTCTCCAGGATCAAGGCTCCAGGATGGTCCATAGCAGTAAGGACAACCCCATCCTGACAGTTGCTACTGGGGCTTTGCTCGCTGGCCTCTACGGCATGTGGACTATGTTTGCCCTTCCTGGCTTCCGCAAAgttccaagaagactcaag GTGCCTTACCTGCCCTCGAGTAAAGCTCAGATCGTAAACGTCATGCAGCTGCTGGAGGGACGCAGAGGCCAACTAGTTGATCTGGGATCAGGAGACGGGAGACTG GTGTTTGCTGCCTACTCTGTTGGCCTCCAGTGTACTGGATTTGAGATCAACTCCATGTTGCTGGCATATGCTAGAGTGAAGGCACGCTGGACAGGAGTACCACCGAGCCAGGCAAACTTTGTCAACAAGGACTTCTGGAAG ACTGATTTGTCAAACTACAACAATGTGACTGTATTCCTAGCCCCAGGATTG ATGGAGGTGCTGTGTGAGAAGCTTCTGAGGGAGCTTCCTGATGACGCGTGTGTCGTCGCCTGCCGCTTCCCCTTCCCCCAGTGGCCTCACCGAGCCTCGCAGGGCGACGGCCTCGACCAGGCCTGGGCCTATGACATCAGCACTGTACGCTCAGCCCTGGGCCAGGCATGA